In Aptenodytes patagonicus chromosome 21, bAptPat1.pri.cur, whole genome shotgun sequence, the genomic stretch ATAATTGATGCTGATCCCTCCTTGATTTCCTTGGGGGCCAGTGTGCGGTTCTGGTGAATTAAAGTTTAACAACGTGTGACAAGCTGGGAGGAAGCAGAGCGGGTGGATGCCAGGCGTGCTGTCCCTGGGGCTCGACCCGCGCCCCACCAGCTCGGGCAGGAGCAAGGAGCACCCGACCGCGGGCTCCTGGGTAACCTCTGCAAATCCATTTCTTCTGCCCTCACCAAGTCCCCTCGATTTACAGTGTGCAGAGCAGATCCCAGTGTCTACAAACAGCACGATGTTTATTGGCCTTTTGGATCCATAACTGATGCTGTGTGTGACATCCGTCTGAGGCAAGGGGGGATACAAAGGCACCGAGGGAAGCAGCAGAGTCAGCAAGGGCATTTGCGCAGGACATCGGCTCGGTGCTTGCATGAGCAAGGGGGGAAAAGCTGCTCCTGCCCCAGTATTGGCAAACTGGGGACTGTCACCGCGCTGAGTGACACCAGCCCTGACTGGGCACCAACTGATGCATTCGTACCCAGTAtgggagcagcagagctggaggactCAAGAGAATCTGTTGGGACATGGGAGCCCCCatgctccctcctgccagccccagtcCTGTGTGCCCTTCAAGCTCAACGGCTTCATCCCTGCAGCTTTCGGCTAGGCTCACTGCCGAGACGGCCAGTGCTGGCTGCCGTGGCAGGGCCGGCTGCTTGGCAGAGTCGTGCATGGCGTCTGTGTGTCGGTGTGACATCCAAGCCCCGTGGCACCACTGCGTGCAGCCGGCAGAGCTCCGGGGCTGCCCCTGCCTTACCTGCATCTGCTAGAGGGGGCCTCTCTCAGGGGACTTCATTGGGTTTAGTCATTTTTCACACAGGTCGACTCTTGAGGTTTCGGGGACTTGGCAGGCTTGAAAAGCTGCTGGGCCAAGGGGAAGGCGAACCGGCTGGGACGGGCAAGCTCACAGCTCCTCTCCTCTGTGGAAAGAAGAGACACGCTCAGGCATGCCCACGGGAAGCTGGCACCCACCTGGTGCCGAGCATGCCTGCACCGCTGGGACACCCGGGGACGTGGCCATGGTCCCAAGCAGGAGAGTTCCTGTGGATGTGTCCTCCCTCCCCTTTAGAGCCATCGAGGTCCTGGCTGAAGAGTCTGGTGGTGGCATCACCAGTGGCCACTTCTGGGGCCAGCTATCCCTGGACACGTCTCCCTTCCTAttcccctcccagcaccccatCAGATGGCAGTCAGGTTGGGAGCCGAGGCCCGCAGGGCTGCCACACACCTAGTCTGGGACTTGTCCTTCTCCTCCGTCTTGAGGTGGCACCGGCAGGTGGAGGCCTTGCTGTAGCTGACGGAGTGCTTGGTGGACTTCTTCCACTTCCGTGCACTCTGCACAACCCGCTTGAAGATGAGGTAGAAGATCTCACAGACGGTGAGGACGATGCAGATGGAGGAGGCTCCGACCATGAAATAGGTGAACACTCTTTTCTCGGTTGGCCGAGCAATGTAGCAGTCTACAATGTTGGGGCAGGGGTCTATGTTGGAGCATTTGACCAGCCGTGGCAAGTCGAAGCTGTCCCACATCTTGTGGAGGAGGTAGAGGAACAGGATCTCTATGATAAGCTTGAAGAAGAGGCTGAGCAGGTAGGTCCACCACAGCCCGCCGTGCTTCTTGCCCGTGTTGCTGTAGAGCTTGGGGCAATTTTCCCCGTTCTTCTCACGGTTCTTCTTCTCACGGTCCTCCCGGTAGGCCACGTGCATGATGACCAGGAGGGAAGGGCAAGTGACAAAGATGAGCTGCAGGGCCCAGAGGCGGATgtgggagatggggaagaagTGGTCGTAGCAGACATTGGTGCAGCCCGGCTGCCGTGTGTTGCAGTCAAAGTCCTTCTGCTCATCTCCCCACACGCGCTCAGCTGCCACCACGTAGACCAGCACACGGAAGACGAAGACCACGGAGAGCCAGATGCGGCCGAAGGCTGTGGAGTACTTGTTGACCCCGCTGAGCAGCGCCTGCAGTGTTTTCCAATCCATGGCGGACGGCGGAGGCCAGAGTCACCCGAtctggagaaacagcagcagaagcagtggGCGAAGAGATGCGATGGGAGACAGCAACGGGGCAGCTCATCTCTCGCTGCACTTAATCTCATTGACCTGCCAGAATCTCCCCCTCACCACGTTACACTCATTTGGGGTGAGGGGACCATCCCACTTGTGGACAGTAAAGCCCAGCCTCGCACTCTCCCGGTGACAGTCAGGGGTGACCCAACCTCTCTGCACTTCCTTCTGGTGGAGGCTTTGCCGTAAGGGATGAGCCACCTGGCCAAGTCCCTGCCACCAAGTCCCCGGCCTGATTGCACATGTTGGTGTAAATTGGCAGCACAATCTCCTGGAGCGGGCCAGGATCAACAAGGGGAGGCCGTGCCTGGGTGGCAGGCAGGGACGGCTGTGCGAGGCGCTTGGCATGTCAGCAAAGCAAAGGTTTGTGTGGACACCAGCCCCATGAGCTGGCAGGTCCCTTGGGAGAGGGATGGGAGGGGACCCCACAGCGCATTTCCATGCCTGACTGCATCTTCCTTCTGCCCTGCTGCCCACAGGGGAATGTGCTGATGGCCACCAGGGTGGATCCCCAgagccctgccagctccctctTGGCTGCAGAGGCACTGGCTCCCCGTGGGGCGCAGCACTGGACCAGCATGGCTCCCGCTCTGCGCTCCCCAGGCtcatcctctttcctccccaggGTTTTGTGTGGCTCAGCCATGCTCCCCTGCATGACCTCCACTAGCATGCTTTGGGAATGAATGGGGACCTTTACCATTAGAGAAACTCCAGGGGATCTCAGGCTTGGTCCCAGCTGGTCCCAGCCTTCCCTGAGCCTCAGTTTCATGGGTAAAACGGGCTAAACCAGCTGCCGTGCTTTGCTAATGCTGAGAGCCAAAGGGGAagtggctgctgcagagctgggatgcCGGGACAGGCCAGGAACTGGTTTTCTCTCTTGCAGGTGACGCCTGAGGCAGCCTGAGCATGGGCGAGAGCAGGGCTGCTGAAAGCGAGAGTCCATGCGCATCACGGGCGCCCAGCACCCTGCTCCTGACAGCGCTGCCGGCAGCCCTGAGGCCCCACGCCGGCCAAACTGGCTCCGTGGCTCAGCCTGGGGCTGCCTCAGTGCAAAGAGGATGGCGCGCTAAGCCCGACCTGGAGCTTTACTGCTGCCTGGATTTACAAACCCCGGGTGATTTTTACCCAGAGGTGAGTTGGCAGCTGTTGACTCCATGCTGTAAAGGTGTCTCCCGTGACACAGGGCTTCAGAGGATAGCAGGCTGGATCCATCCCCGCACCGTTGGCTTTTAAGGAGTTGCTTTGAGTAACACACACCACCGCTGATGGGAGCACGGCAGGGTTTGCAGTGTGGGGGTGAAGGCCAGAGCGAAGCACCCTGTGATCCCAGGGTAAGCAGGGAGGGCCAAGCCCTTGAAGGACAGAGCCGAGCACCAGCAGTGCTCAGAGGAGACTTTTTGCAGCCTCTTTGCGTTTGCAAGCATTAGTCCGGTTTTGTGAGGAACTGCCAAGTTTTGCAGGTCTGTGCCCGACGGCGAGGACATGCTGCGGGCCAGCTCCTTGCATGCCGCAGGAACGGTCCAGCTGCGCCCGCAGAGCTGCTGCGGGTCTGCAGTGCTGGGTGCTTGCACGGCTCCAGCAGCAGGAATGTGCTGAAGCCCTGCGGGAGCCACGACTGGCCCAGCAGGTTGGGGCCGGGACCGGGACGCCCAGGGGACCCCacgtgcagctggggaggcagcaCTGCGGCGGGCAAATACTTCCAGGGGAAACACGTCCCAAATATTGCCAGCCCcaactttttatttctgcattttctacAAGAGATGTTTTGCGTAAgaaaaacatggggtttttttcagacaaatGCTTTGTTTCTGGCTGCTGACCAGCCTGCCCAGGGAGTGCAGGGTGGCCCAGGAGCAAACGGGCTGCTCCAGTTTCAGGCCAGATTGAAAGCTTTGGTCAACCCCAAATGCTAATTCCTTCAATCCCAGCTACTCAGGACAATCAGCACCGCGCACTCGCCTTCCCACTCCCGAGGAGCCGCTGCCTGTTGCCAACCTGGCGCCCTCCCAGACGTACCTGGAAGAGGCTCAGGCTCCTTCCCCACTCACCAGGGGCTACAGAGTGGGAAGTGGGGCATGGCCGGGGGAGCGATGGCACACAGGCATTCAGGGTCCTCTCGTCCGGGGAGGGCTGCCCGGTGCGGCGAGgtgtcccagggctgtggggaAGGAACAGAGCCTGGAGCACTGCCCAGAGCCCGCGGGGCTGCCCGGAGCCCGTCCCTGGCTGGGCCCACCCCACAGCAAGTCCCAAACCCACCACCGTGCTCCCATGCTGCTGGACCAGGGACGCACCGAGAAGCACGGCTGAGCCGCATGGGGCTGAGCTGGGGTCATGTGCCGGCATGTGCCGAGTGCCAGGGCCGtgcctctgcccagccctgcacGCCTCTGCTCGCCACCTCATCTGAAACTTGGGAGATCCTTCTCCCTGGCAAACCCGCGGAAGGTAGCTGGGGTGGGGAGCAATCGCAgcgctcctgccctgcccttcgCTTTAAAATTGGGAGAGgggtgctgctgctttcccctcctcAGCCGAAAGCTGGTGCCAATGGTGGAGCCCATAGCCCCTGCATGCCCCCAGGGCCAGTGCCCCCTTGCCAGCCTGGCAATTCACCCATGCCCTCACCTCCAGGGCCCCATGGGCGATGCCGCCCAGCACCCACCTGCCTGGCACCCACCTACCCGGCACCTACCTGCCCGGCTCAGTCCAGCGCCGGCTCTGGCCATGGACCTGCGGCAGGGCGGGAAGGAGAGCGCGAGCTCTGTGCTGAGCCCCGTGCCGGGGTGTGGTGTGTGGTGTCGTGGGAGCTCCGCAGCCTGGCCAGCGCTGGCTGGCAGCCAGGCGGAGCAGGGGCAATGCTCCAGGTGTGCTCGGCTCTGCCTGCAGCGCTGGTTTGCCTCCCACAAAGCCTGGCACCCTCGCCAGCCCCTGGCATGCCAGCCTGCTGTGTCACTGCCGGGTCCTGCCCCGCGTGGGTGCAGGGCGTTGGACCTGAAAGcgctcagctcctgcctggggTGCAAATGCAGCAGAGCGGGGCTGTGCACGTTCTCCTGGAGGGGATCAGCCTCTTTCGGTCCCCGGGGAGGGTGGTGGGACAGAGGAGCAGGGCCTGGAGTGGCCGTTCCTGCTTCTCGGGGTGCTGTGCCATCCCCCTGCATCACCCCCCAGGTGCGCAGCCCCATGGGCCAGGGACCCTGGCACTGGTTGTGGGGTCCCAACGTAGCACTGTGCGCTGTCGGGGTCCCCACCTTTGGCCACCGCAGGCACAACAGCCCCAGCCATAACACAGCTCCCACCTGCACCCCGTTAGCACCGCGGGGTCCGTCCCCCCACAACCTGCAGGTGCCCGACAGCCCTGTGAGCACCCCGTGCCTCTGCCGCGGTGCGCTGGAGGTACCTGCCCAGCCGGTAAAGGGCCAGAGGGACGTGGCCGGATTCAGGCACCTTTCGGAGTGGGGAAGCTCTTTCCCGTCTGTGTTGTCTGCAGCCTCCTGCGTGCCCAGGTTTTGTCCGCAGCGCTGAGCgtgtgtggggaggggaagggtagTTTGTTCTGTTCCCAGTAACTGGGTGAGTCTGGCAAACAGCTCCCGTAGAGGTTCTTGTCtgcgcacatgcacacacatgctcaGGTTGAACAATAAAGGCGGGTCAAATCCTGCAGTGAGATCAACAGAGCTGGATTCCTCTGCAAACAACGCCAGTGGCTCCTGCCAGGTGATGCTCCGTCCCCCGCATGGGTGGCTATGGGCACTGCAAACGCGGCAGCAAACCCCAGGCAAGACCAGGGCGGCTGGGGACCGGCACCGGGCTCACACCGTCCCCCAGCTATGGGGCAGCCAGCAACCGTTGCTAAGAATCACAAATTACACAATTATAACCcactttttaaatgattttgcCTTAGTCATAGTTTTGCAACAGCACATCAGTATCTCCAACCTACAGCAACCTGCAGCCACCGCCCTGCCGGTGCTGGGGTGTCCCAGATAAGACCTTTCCCAAAGAGTGGCACAGACCAGGTGGCAGAGCACGGCAGTAGGGACCCCTGCAGCGggaccctgccctgccagctgcctccagccctgtcCATGTGGGACTGGGATATGTCCCTAAGGGGACCGTCCCTCTCCCCAGAGTGCCGGTGGCTCCCAGGAGGCTGAAtcagcccctccctgcctgggcaGCCGGGCCCCCCGCTCAGCCTGTCCCCCTGGATTCATGCCTCTGCAGATACGGCCTGGGCAGGAATGTGTTTCCGCTTGCCCGTGGTTTACCCGGCCTCTCAGCTGCCCAGAGGCTTGCCTGGCATCACTCCGGCATGCCTGGGGGCCGAGTGCTCCGCGGCATTTTCCCAGGCGCTCCCTGGCCCACGGAGCCCCACGCGGCGCCTCGCCGGGGCCACCCCTCCCACGGGGACGTGTTTGAAGAGCCCCATCAGGTGCTtgatactgtgagaggtttgctCCCCGCACTTGTGGCAGACAAGGAGCTGCTCGCCCAGCAGCTTTTTGGCTCCAGGAGGTCAAATAAAGTGTGTGGGAGTTTGCCAGGCTGGGGTCATGGCAGGGAGAGGCCACGGGAATGGGGGCCCAGGAGACCCTAAGCAAACCCTCGTGGGAGCCTGGGGGTGCGGAGCAGGGTGAGCCCAGTGGCGGGGGCGGACACAGGCACCCTCAACCCggaggagagcaaagggaggTCTCCGGAGCAGCCGGGAGCCTCCCCTCACCCAGGAGCTGCCTTTGCACGATCCTATCTGCAGGATCAAGAATTTGAGCTATGTTGTAGAGAGTCTGCATGGCAGGAGCTCCGGCAGGAATCTGGGGGCTGTGGCCTTCGAGATGAAAAgcccaggagagagggaagatgGCAAGAGCCATCGGCAGGTCTGATTTCTTGCTAAGGCAGCGGCTCCCTGCCCCACCGTAAAACCCTGTAAGGGCCAGGTGAAGAGTGGGGCTGGATCCCCCCAGCAGCCTCTCACCTGCAATTTCGGCATTTCAGGAGGAGCCACGCAGCCACGGCGAGAAAGTTCAGGTGCCTTTTAGCATGGGCAGAAGGTTTCCCCTAAGGCAGTTGGGTGGGGAATGGAAACACCCTGTGTTTTGCAGTGCTGAGCTGTATATTTGGGTATTCCAGCAAAGGGCAAGTCCCTGTGCCCCCTGTCATCCCTCCGCCAACTGATCCGGAGCGGGCACAGGGACAAGATGCTGATGTGGttcagcagctctcagcaccAAGGAGCCCTCGGAGGAGGGTACCCCCGGGTACGTGCCTGGGGCATGTCACCCTGCTGTCACCCCGCTCCGGCTTGGTGGGGTGACAGGGGAAAGGCTTCAGTGCCAGATGCGAACACTAAAAACACCCAGTGACTTCCAGTGGCCTGAACTCGGGTTCTCCATAAAGGAAAAAGCCGAGCAGCAGAGCAGGCGTCcgccaaaacagcagaaaacccTCAAAGTCTCTTTAAAAGGGTCTTAAATGGGGCGTCACAGGAGGCAGCACTCGGCCGTCCGCCGAGGCTGGGACCCAGCCCTGCCTTTGATCTCCAGCTCCCtgccaacagcatcctggacaTCCCGGCTGTCCCGCTCCGCTCCGGGGCTGTGTTCCCGGGCAGGAGACCTCCCCCGCAAGCACGGGGGTGCAGGAGTCACGGGAGCCTGGGAGCCGACAGCCGGGGCGGCTGCTCGCTCCGGCACGCTGGATGTAAATCAGAGAGTTTCTCTTCAATTCCCAGCAAACAGGCGGTTTTcgggcagggaagaaacaagccCCCCCTGGGAAGGAGAGGCTGCCCCTGACCTGCACCACCGTCCATGCAAGCCCCTCTACctccccagctgggctggagttagtgatggttttgttttaaatccccTCTCCCCAACATTCAGGGGGCCTTCTGGGCACC encodes the following:
- the GJB3 gene encoding gap junction beta-3 protein isoform X2, with protein sequence MDWKTLQALLSGVNKYSTAFGRIWLSVVFVFRVLVYVVAAERVWGDEQKDFDCNTRQPGCTNVCYDHFFPISHIRLWALQLIFVTCPSLLVIMHVAYREDREKKNREKNGENCPKLYSNTGKKHGGLWWTYLLSLFFKLIIEILFLYLLHKMWDSFDLPRLVKCSNIDPCPNIVDCYIARPTEKRVFTYFMVGASSICIVLTVCEIFYLIFKRVVQSARKWKKSTKHSVSYSKASTCRCHLKTEEKDKSQTRGEEL
- the GJB3 gene encoding gap junction beta-3 protein isoform X1, whose protein sequence is MDWKTLQALLSGVNKYSTAFGRIWLSVVFVFRVLVYVVAAERVWGDEQKDFDCNTRQPGCTNVCYDHFFPISHIRLWALQLIFVTCPSLLVIMHVAYREDREKKNREKNGENCPKLYSNTGKKHGGLWWTYLLSLFFKLIIEILFLYLLHKMWDSFDLPRLVKCSNIDPCPNIVDCYIARPTEKRVFTYFMVGASSICIVLTVCEIFYLIFKRVVQSARKWKKSTKHSVSYSKASTCRCHLKTEEKDKSQTRCVAALRASAPNLTAI